GTGTTTTTAccttgtgtttatttttatcgccgagtaaacattttttttctaatgcttAGACAATTTTATCTACGATCGTATGTACAGGATGAGATTGAATATCATGCAGCTTTTTCGGTCAACCAATGATTTTTATTGgctttattagtttattgattGAAGTTAATCACATTGCTGGCTCTGCGCCTAATTACCTCCACTAATTACCGTGGCGCGACGCACTACGAACTGGGGATTGCACCCAATATAACAGCTCAAGCCACTTAAATGAGTATCCAAATCAATACTACTTTTGATTTCGAGGCTTAATGACTTTAGTAGgtatatagaatagaatagaatacaaTAATACAGCTGAACGTGGCTGAACAAAACCataaacatatacatatacacgCAGTTAGTACAAAAAAGGACACCTCTCAGCATGTGTCATGGCACCAGTGGGTCCACagtaacttaaaaactaaaccaAGTTAGACAAACACGAGATGATACACGACATACAATTAAAACTAAGGAGAGGGGAATGtgacattaaattttatacGCAGTGCAGCTTGcagacaaaaacaaaaacaatcttATGCAAATAAATACACATCTTCAAATTGGAACAATCACAAGTATCAAGAAAATAGGCAATTGTACACAATTAGACAAAAACCGGCCAGGCTATAGGCAAAAGAAAGCTGTTCattgtaaagccgagtttagacttgcaagaaaaatcgtacaagttgcattacattgcggcgatCAATTGACCACTActaactcgttggctttacgccctcgcaatgtaatgcaacttgcacggttttcttgcaagtctaaactcggcttaaaggtggagttttaatttatttttaaatgtgaatAATGAACAAGCATTTCTAATTGGTGGTGGGATTATATGTTGACGATACGATTACTCGAGGATTACATCAATGCGTGACTTCTTATATATCTAGTTTTAAGGTATTCGTGTTGAGAAGTAAGCAAACAGATAATAACATTAGCGTATAATGTTCTGTTGACATGTTGGAGTGTGTAGGTACGCCTGTGATAAATACTGCCACCTAATCCTACGGGATATCATCAGACATCTTTTTGTACAGGTACGTTTGTGTTTGTGTATACGTTTGTTTTCTTTCCTATCACgtcaatcatcatcccagcctatatacgtcccactgctgggcacaagcctcctctcagaatgagagggcttgggcagtagttcccacgcgggcccagtgcggaacaCGACAATACGAGTGTGGATCACgtcaatatatttttcaaatttacttTGTATTATGTGAGATTGGAAAATATGATTTCGGTACATTTTGTAACCTCCTAAGGCTCacgtcaatattttatttacatttcaatCTTTATACTGACTTATGAGTGAGTTCGATGTGGCTTAGGCGTAAGACGCAGCTACTatagaacaataataatatagacaAGATGAGACGTTTTGCATGGGCGAGATAGGCAAATCGCAATCGCAAATCTAGAACAATAACTGGTTTAAACTAGTTTCCAGTGCGGTGTCAGTAGCTTGTCTAATGCAGATTTAAACCTTGTCCataattttcatctaaatgctaACTTaggtaacaaaaacaaaaatatctacacaaaacaaaattatctatttatttatgtagtcttatgtagttaatggtgtgtagtatgtctttataacggtccgagggttgccgaaggtgctggctgaaaatcagcgctggggtgttttaacgcttcagcattatgctgagccagtgtccgattcacaaccgcaatgacacatacctttgtgttgtttttttttgtacctaataatattgttgtcttgtgttgtgaataaatgtattttctttctttctttcttttctttaaaaaagTGCCAACAACAGTGCCGAAAGAGAAAAATGACTAGTTTGTTAACCTGCGAAGGTGGCGCTTAAACGGATTTTAGGGTCCCTTTCCCTTTAGTGGTAAAAACAAAGAACTTCCAAATATCTGTCCTATTAGAGAACATCAGTTGTCTATATTCTCAGCACCttttcttgtatttttattgagcCTTTAAGTATGTccatgtaggtatgtaatacgtaacatacttacttacttaaatatgatAGCCTTCATTAGTGGTGTTTTTCCTACGGCAACTTAAATGTACGGGTATGAGGTTGAGAGTTTCAAATGTTGTCAGAGTTTCTTGTTCTgaataatttaatcaatggactATGGTGGCCTTATTTTAGGTTTTTCAGAATTAGCCTAACATAAATAGAATGCCAGTAATGACAGTCCTGTGGATTTAGAGACAAAATCtattattagatttttatacgtttaattaataatataatatgagCAAGTAGATAACTACGCCCACAGCGGAGAGGTTCGATGAATAGGAATATTCGAGAAGAACTTCCACAATTTTTCTGGGATCACCACAGCCAGTTTGAGTTTCCACCGTAGAATTGCATTTTCACGATAttgtaaaacatatttttttagcaaaaaatcaACAATAGTTTTGTTACTGCCTATGTGGGTATATAAGACTCTAACGGAACCCTGTGGCAACTGGGCAGCATTTTTCCATTTTCCGCATTTGTAACAAAGCGTTCAAATAACTCAGACATTTCCATACGTGACGCTACCCCACTAACAAATCTAATTTGTTCGTCCATCGTTACGTCCGACATTTTGATAGAGGATATTTGAAGCCCCATTCGAGCTCTCGGCATGAGGAGTTTTTTGCGCCGCAAACACGTTCGTGCTTCGACAGAACGGATGGGCAAACGACTTTTCTAAGGAATATTTTGGGTGCACGAGTGAACGTGATTTTTAGACGCTGAAAGTTCTGACAGTCGTGGAATGCGGGTAGGCACTTTGGCAATTATTTCCATTTATTTGCCCATAAACTTTAAAGTCCAATTTAGCAAAACTGACAGCTTttataacatattttataattaggAAAAAGCATAATTACCTAATGGATTTATTCAAatacttttctgtaaaaaaataccCATTTTTAGctgattatacttttttttattgttatttgtttgttgtaattttattgtctgtaccttcaaaatttcaagttaatccggtTCCTAGAAATGGCGGCCAGAGTAGTGGTATAGGCAAAAATCACAATCTCCAAAGAAATCTCTGAAATTAACAGTGCTTTAGTTTTACTATTATACTGCgtaatttcattgaataaaataaataaatcatttaaaaaatcagacAGATTATGAAGAAATTATtgctataattttactttgatttCTAAGTGTCGAATGTTGTTTAGCTACACAGGTGTTGATGGAAAGAcacatagttatattataatgtcttaaaaacatatttgaaAACCAGCTTTTATGTACATGAAACCCTATCCAATCCAATTGCCAAACAGCGCTATAGCTAACCCATATTCcattttcatatttaattcaCCTTCTAAATCTATTCCACGTTCTATTTGGAACAATCCGTAACTCAGAGGAATTATTGAGCGAGTCGTGACAATGGCGGGGTTAAGTCCACAAACTGTATCAATTATTAACTCTCCAACTGTTCAAAACTATTCCGAGGGTATAGGTTCTTGACAGAATTTGTTAGTCTCGTTTAATGGTTGATTAAGAGTTTTTCCTTTGATTCCCTATTTTACGCTTACGATACTTACTTTTTTCTGTCTATTcgtagatttaaaataaattttaatcttttCTCCGtttgcaattttaaaattatattactgCTTACTACATTCGGCAACCGCCGCAAATAAACTGGACACTTAACGTGTTTCACTTACAAGATCGATTTTAATCTCACAGTTTTATCCTGTTTTTACTTAAACATTTGTCATTTTTAGCTGTCACTTTaagaataaatacttaatatccATATTGTGATGTGAAAAAGTGTAGCTGACCTCGACAGTAGGTACCTAGGGAAATTATTTACGTATATGTATCTACATATAagtagtatcgatggagctatacatATTTCAAAAAGAATTTTTGCCGGCGACAGGCGTCATGTGCAATCCACCACGACCCGTCGAGCGATCAAGAAAAGATCATTTTGGTGACCTATTCATTTTAATATGGTTACaattgttatatttattatgaaaaatgaattaAACTTATGAATAAGATACACAAATATTTTCAGtcatcaaaaatatcaatacaGATACAATTACTGTCAGTAAAAACTTCAAAAGCCCTAGTATCTAATTATGAACAACAAGCACCTTAGTATGAGTACCTATATAGGCTTACTTAAGCCAAAAGAATATTTCCGTCATTGACCCTTTATTCTTCATCCCTAACCCATCACCGGGTCATCCTCTCTTCGAATATAAGCGGTAGGCCTCCCTTGATAATCTGTACTACGCTGGAGACTTTAAAAGTTTTCGGGTGCCGAGGTGCTCCGGGTGCTGGTCGCACTGAATACTGCGCCAGAACCGCTGCCAACCCTGCCATTGACTGCATCAGACCTAGACGCTTACCTGAAAacaattgttaaaattaaaggaggctaatgaaaattatggatCAATCCACTGTTACAGATCGGAAAGGATTAGTTTTGATATAGGGACTAAGGCCAGTCGGTCAGTAATTTTTTAGGTACAACAAACAgtatagtacagtcaactaccAAAAAATCGATACCAccaaacttacaaaaatttgtaagatatatttttgtaactttggccgtatcgtatctttgtagttgactgtacctgtgtgtatgtatgtaggtacaaacaAAGAGAATAAAATACCAAGGAtaccaattttttaatataaaaggaAACACTTCTCACCAACACAAGCACGAGGACCGTCACCGAAAGGCAAATAGTATAGTTTCTGTTGCGCCGTGAACTCAGCAGGGTCAAACCGCTCGGGACGAAACTCATCCGGGTTTGGGAATACGCTTGGATCGTTGTGGTAAGCTTGCAACGGGATTGCGACGATCACACCAGGGTCAATGCTCATATTCAGATCTAGGAATTTATAGGTGCGAGCACATTTTCGCTGTAAGAACCCTACCGAAGGAAACATCCGTAAAGCCTCTTGAAGACACCACTTTAGGTATGTCATTTCAGAGAGAGCGTCGTAGCTCAATTTGTTATGATGCGCAGCGAGTACTTTATCAACTTCTTTCTGAACCTTATTCAGAACTCTTGGGTGGAACGCTAACTGGTGAAGCGCGTAGCTGGTAGCAGATGATGAAGTCTCAAAACCTCCTGCAAAAAACACGAAAACTTGTGCTGCCATCAACACTTCATCCATCTCTATCGATACACGTGCCGGGCTGCCATCAGACTCTATTTTCTCTATCGACTTCCCCGAAATCACACCTTGCTTTTTACACTCAATCAAGAGATCTATGAAGTCATGCCTGTTAGAGGGCTCGTAGTTTCTCTTCTTCAGAATAGATGTAACAATATCAATGACGTCTTGTTCAACATCCCCAAACAAATGCAAATACCTCGTAATTTCGGGCATTAATACTTTTATAAGTACCAATATGCACCTTATCAAGTCGAAAGAAAATATCTTAACACCCAATTTACGATACGACGAGTTTTCGTCGGCAAGGGATTCAGTGTCAATGCCAAAGGCGCAAGCTCCAATAACGTCTGTGGTGTAGCGTGCCATCAAATCCCGTGCATCGATAGGTTTATCTATAGCTTCTCCAACTTTAGCCATATCCTGTACGAGTTCTTTTAAACGCTCCGCTCTTTCCACTATGAGGGGGAACATTGCTTTAAGCTTGCCACTCGAGAACGCTGGCGTCAGTCGCTGCCGCAACAGTTTCCACAAATCTCCATCTGCGATGAACAAATTCCGGAACATTGGTTCTGTATAATTCTTGCTAAAATTGAAGCCACGCTCATGAAAGTACAAGAAATCGTCTGCAAGGATACGTTTGGCAATAATGGGGTCTCTGATAATGAGTTCTGGACGTGAGGACCGATAGAAACCCACGACT
This sequence is a window from Choristoneura fumiferana chromosome 10, NRCan_CFum_1, whole genome shotgun sequence. Protein-coding genes within it:
- the LOC141431609 gene encoding cytochrome P450 6B6-like, giving the protein MITLAIGVVFLVSLYLYFTRTFKYWKQRGVKHDRPWPVFGTNARNFLFQINLIDITTDAYLRYPNERVVGFYRSSRPELIIRDPIIAKRILADDFLYFHERGFNFSKNYTEPMFRNLFIADGDLWKLLRQRLTPAFSSGKLKAMFPLIVERAERLKELVQDMAKVGEAIDKPIDARDLMARYTTDVIGACAFGIDTESLADENSSYRKLGVKIFSFDLIRCILVLIKVLMPEITRYLHLFGDVEQDVIDIVTSILKKRNYEPSNRHDFIDLLIECKKQGVISGKSIEKIESDGSPARVSIEMDEVLMAAQVFVFFAGGFETSSSATSYALHQLAFHPRVLNKVQKEVDKVLAAHHNKLSYDALSEMTYLKWCLQEALRMFPSVGFLQRKCARTYKFLDLNMSIDPGVIVAIPLQAYHNDPSVFPNPDEFRPERFDPAEFTAQQKLYYLPFGDGPRACVGKRLGLMQSMAGLAAVLAQYSVRPAPGAPRHPKTFKVSSVVQIIKGGLPLIFEERMTR